One Acidimicrobiales bacterium DNA segment encodes these proteins:
- the nuoK gene encoding NADH-quinone oxidoreductase subunit NuoK, whose amino-acid sequence MLAAVSSGWYLSLGAVLFAMGAAGLMVRRNPLVMFMCIELMLNAVNLTFVTFARRLDDVGGQVVVFFVLVVAAAEVVVGLGIIVSILRRSPAATADDASYLRG is encoded by the coding sequence ATGCTGGCCGCCGTCTCCTCGGGCTGGTACCTGTCGCTGGGCGCCGTGCTCTTCGCCATGGGCGCCGCCGGGCTGATGGTCCGGCGCAACCCCCTCGTGATGTTCATGTGCATCGAGCTGATGCTCAACGCCGTCAACCTCACCTTCGTCACCTTCGCCCGCCGCCTCGACGACGTGGGGGGCCAGGTGGTCGTCTTCTTCGTCCTGGTGGTGGCGGCGGCCGAGGTGGTCGTCGGACTCGGCATCATCGTCTCCATCCTCCGGCGGTCGCCCGCGGCCACCGCCGACGACGCCTCGTACCTCAGGGGCTGA
- a CDS encoding NADH-quinone oxidoreductase subunit J, giving the protein MVEVVVFAIAALVVLGGAAGVILQRNPVHAALSLVATLFGIAVLFVAQEANFLAAVQVIVYAGAIVVLFLFVIMLLGVDQADDLDAEPLVGQRPVAIALGVLIGAGMVLVVATSTVTGVPAASERWVRDGEDVAQIGRLLFTDHLFAFEITSLLLVIAVVGAVLLARTRPGPQVDAEEDVPVLPGEVVYEEEE; this is encoded by the coding sequence ATGGTCGAGGTCGTCGTCTTCGCCATCGCCGCCCTCGTCGTGCTGGGGGGCGCGGCCGGCGTGATCCTCCAGCGCAACCCCGTGCACGCCGCCCTCTCGCTGGTGGCCACCCTGTTTGGCATCGCCGTGCTGTTCGTGGCCCAGGAGGCCAACTTCCTGGCCGCCGTGCAGGTCATCGTGTACGCCGGCGCCATCGTGGTGCTGTTCCTGTTCGTCATCATGCTGCTGGGCGTCGACCAGGCCGACGACCTCGACGCCGAGCCCCTGGTGGGCCAGCGACCGGTGGCCATAGCCCTGGGCGTGCTCATCGGAGCGGGGATGGTGCTGGTGGTGGCCACCAGCACCGTGACCGGCGTGCCGGCCGCCTCCGAGCGCTGGGTCCGCGACGGCGAGGACGTGGCCCAGATCGGCCGCCTCCTCTTCACCGACCACCTCTTCGCCTTCGAGATCACCTCCCTGCTGCTGGTCATCGCCGTGGTCGGCGCGGTGCTGCTGGCCCGCACCCGGCCCGGCCCCCAGGTCGACGCGGAGGAGGACGTCCCGGTGCTGCCGGGCGAGGTCGTCTACGAGGAGGAGGAGTGA
- the nuoI gene encoding NADH-quinone oxidoreductase subunit NuoI translates to MGYLGGFLVTLRQMGKRQRVTRPYVKDEGGKRPKPERFHGRHVLNRYEDGMEKCIGCELCAGVCPARCIYVRGADNPPGDPVSPGERYGYVYEINYLRCIHCDLCVEACPTEAITESKLFEFSFTNRSDGIYTKAELLVDDDGRPQVLPWEDWTDAEVVVPLTSAWMRATSPSGDAAYEGVVAWSGELGFGVRPPERGQGEQAADEPRASTTSDVGEGH, encoded by the coding sequence ATGGGCTACCTCGGAGGTTTCCTGGTCACCTTGCGGCAGATGGGCAAGCGCCAGCGGGTCACCCGGCCCTACGTCAAGGACGAGGGCGGCAAGCGCCCGAAGCCGGAGCGCTTCCACGGCCGGCACGTCCTCAACCGGTACGAGGACGGCATGGAGAAGTGCATCGGGTGCGAGCTGTGCGCCGGCGTGTGCCCGGCCCGCTGCATCTACGTACGGGGCGCCGACAACCCGCCCGGCGACCCGGTGAGCCCGGGCGAGCGCTACGGCTACGTCTACGAGATCAACTACCTGCGCTGCATCCACTGCGACCTGTGCGTCGAGGCCTGCCCCACCGAGGCCATCACCGAGTCCAAGCTGTTCGAGTTCTCCTTCACCAACCGGTCCGACGGCATCTACACCAAGGCCGAGCTGCTGGTCGACGACGACGGCCGGCCCCAGGTGCTGCCGTGGGAGGACTGGACCGACGCCGAGGTGGTGGTCCCCCTCACCTCGGCGTGGATGCGGGCCACCTCCCCGTCCGGTGACGCCGCCTACGAGGGCGTGGTGGCCTGGTCGGGCGAGCTGGGCTTCGGAGTCCGCCCGCCCGAGCGGGGCCAGGGCGAGCAGGCCGCCGATGAGCCCCGGGCCTCCACCACCAGTGACGTGGGCGAGGGGCACTGA
- the nuoH gene encoding NADH-quinone oxidoreductase subunit NuoH has protein sequence MLAHVLAADPLLAGDIDLAVVLVVLLKTVVAFTLLLVSVLFMVWFERKVIGDLQNRLGPNRAGPFGLFQTVADGLKFFMKEDQVPDRADRRIFVLAPYLTAVPAFLVFAVIPVGGDFTGGRDGTVEIFGRTTFLQLADPPVGVLLILAMSSIAVYGIMLAGWSSGSKYPLLGAVRASAQMVSYEAALGLSVVTVVLTAGTLSTNGIVASQSTWSWNLWVTGFVPFVIFLIAATAELNRPPFDLVEAEQELVGGFNTEYASFRFALFFLAEFMNTVTMSAIIVTLFFGGPSGPVPVGPGWLWGTVWFTVKLFVFLFMFVWFRATLPRVRYDQLMDLGWKVLIPLALGWLLIVAGYRVGDDEGWNPLVVPVVGAAAVAACYGLLALALRAARRARRLDEEVGA, from the coding sequence ATGCTGGCCCACGTCCTGGCCGCCGACCCGCTCCTGGCCGGCGACATCGACCTGGCCGTCGTCCTGGTCGTGCTCCTCAAGACCGTCGTCGCCTTCACCCTCCTGCTGGTGTCGGTCCTGTTCATGGTCTGGTTCGAGCGCAAGGTCATCGGCGACCTCCAGAACCGCCTGGGCCCGAACCGGGCCGGGCCCTTCGGCCTGTTCCAGACGGTGGCCGACGGCCTCAAGTTCTTCATGAAGGAGGACCAGGTCCCGGACCGGGCCGACCGCCGGATCTTCGTGCTGGCCCCCTACCTCACCGCGGTGCCGGCCTTCCTGGTCTTCGCCGTCATCCCGGTGGGGGGTGACTTCACCGGCGGCCGCGACGGCACGGTGGAGATCTTCGGGCGGACGACGTTCCTGCAGCTGGCCGACCCGCCGGTGGGTGTGCTGCTCATCCTGGCCATGTCGTCGATCGCGGTGTACGGGATCATGCTGGCCGGCTGGTCCTCGGGTTCGAAGTACCCGCTGCTGGGCGCGGTCCGGGCCTCGGCCCAGATGGTGTCCTACGAGGCGGCCCTGGGCCTGTCGGTGGTCACCGTGGTGCTCACCGCCGGCACCCTCAGCACCAACGGCATCGTGGCCAGCCAGAGCACCTGGAGCTGGAACCTGTGGGTCACCGGCTTCGTGCCCTTCGTGATCTTCCTCATCGCCGCCACCGCCGAGCTCAACCGTCCCCCGTTCGACCTGGTCGAGGCCGAGCAGGAGCTGGTGGGCGGGTTCAACACCGAGTACGCCTCGTTCCGCTTCGCCCTGTTCTTCCTGGCCGAGTTCATGAACACGGTGACCATGTCGGCCATCATCGTCACCCTGTTCTTCGGCGGGCCGTCGGGACCGGTGCCGGTCGGGCCGGGCTGGTTGTGGGGCACGGTCTGGTTCACCGTGAAGCTGTTCGTCTTCCTGTTCATGTTCGTGTGGTTCCGGGCCACCCTGCCCCGGGTCCGCTACGACCAGCTCATGGACCTGGGCTGGAAGGTGCTGATCCCCCTGGCCCTGGGCTGGCTGCTGATCGTGGCCGGCTACCGGGTGGGCGACGACGAGGGCTGGAACCCGTTGGTGGTCCCCGTGGTGGGGGCGGCCGCGGTGGCGGCCTGCTACGGCCTCCTGGCGCTGGCCCTGCGGGCCGCCCGCCGGGCCCGCCGGCTCGACGAGGAGGTGGGGGCCTGA
- the nuoG gene encoding NADH-quinone oxidoreductase subunit NuoG, with protein sequence MTDVESPAEAGVTITVDGRELQVPRGELLIEACERADVYVPRFCYHSRMRPVGMCRQCLVEVDTGRGPALQPSCMIEAADGMKVETGTPVAIKAQTGVLELLLVNHPLDCPVCDKGGECPLQDQAMSHGPGESRMVEEKRHFEKPIPVSDLVALDRERCILCDRCTRFAKDVAGEPLIHFLDRGNQTQVNTFPDHPFASYYSGNTVQICPVGALTSVSYRFKARPWDLAQVESTCQGCAMGCRIVIDTSRDRVNRHNGVDIDPVNWGWLCDKGRYGYQAIESEERLGAPLRREGDALVGAGWSEALGLAARALDEARRGRGPASIAVLGGARLPNEGAYAWAKLAKGVLGTDNVDAQMGDGLPAEVVLGLPRATIDRLCRPGGTILWIGPDPREELAVLYLRLRHAVREDGARLVAITPTGTVLDELATAAFHPEPALLPALVSALLEDGPAPDGVDPEALAAARDLLGGDDLAVALGRASVAESAGYTVDAAAVVARARPEAPVLPLLRRANVHGALDMGLAPGLLPGRTTLAAGAERMGVVWDTVPTERGLDATGILTAAAEGRIDVLVLLGADPLADHPDRELAARALAGARTVIASDLFLTESSTRADVVFPAAGPDEVDGTHTNVEGRISLLAQAVTGPGTARPDWMVAAELAFRLGADLGLESVADIWAEIEAVAPSHRGITAQLLAEAGDGVVAPLGAAPAATTEVTSTGEAVGGADADPAGGADAPDVVQDEGPEPSGQGSAHGDSEPAGPEGADDAEAARVDPEAEEGGGRAAQDVVVPEADPAGTGPAGGDPEGVRFEAPAPTPVPPVDSYALRLVVTRTLYDDGTLVQQAPILAGLAAEAPLRVHPSVLDRLGVDPGARVRAISPRATITLPVVADPGVPRGVAAVARRRRAGGVADLVDSSQPVTEIRLETA encoded by the coding sequence GTGACCGACGTGGAGTCCCCGGCCGAGGCCGGCGTGACCATCACCGTCGACGGGCGCGAGCTCCAGGTGCCCCGGGGCGAGCTGCTCATCGAGGCCTGCGAGCGGGCCGACGTGTACGTCCCCCGGTTCTGCTACCACTCCCGCATGCGGCCGGTCGGCATGTGCCGGCAGTGCCTGGTCGAGGTGGACACCGGGCGGGGGCCCGCCCTCCAGCCGTCGTGCATGATCGAGGCCGCCGACGGCATGAAGGTGGAGACCGGGACCCCGGTGGCCATCAAGGCCCAGACCGGCGTGCTGGAGCTGTTGCTGGTCAACCACCCGCTCGACTGCCCGGTGTGCGACAAGGGCGGCGAGTGCCCGCTCCAGGACCAGGCCATGTCCCACGGCCCGGGCGAGTCGCGGATGGTCGAGGAGAAGCGGCACTTCGAGAAGCCCATCCCCGTCAGCGACCTGGTGGCCCTGGACCGGGAGCGCTGCATCCTCTGCGACCGCTGCACCCGCTTCGCCAAGGACGTGGCCGGCGAGCCGCTCATCCACTTCCTGGACCGGGGCAACCAGACGCAGGTCAACACGTTCCCCGACCACCCCTTCGCCTCGTACTACAGCGGCAACACCGTGCAGATCTGCCCGGTCGGCGCCCTCACCTCGGTGTCGTACCGGTTCAAGGCCCGGCCCTGGGACCTGGCCCAGGTCGAGTCGACGTGCCAGGGCTGCGCCATGGGGTGCCGGATCGTGATCGACACGTCGCGCGACCGGGTCAACCGGCACAACGGCGTCGACATCGACCCCGTGAACTGGGGTTGGCTGTGCGACAAGGGCCGCTACGGCTACCAGGCCATCGAGTCCGAGGAGCGCCTCGGCGCCCCCCTCCGGCGGGAGGGCGACGCGCTGGTCGGGGCCGGGTGGTCCGAGGCCCTGGGCCTGGCCGCCCGGGCCCTGGACGAGGCCCGGCGGGGCCGGGGGCCGGCCAGCATCGCCGTGCTGGGCGGGGCCCGCCTGCCCAACGAGGGCGCCTACGCCTGGGCCAAGCTGGCCAAGGGCGTCCTGGGCACCGACAACGTCGACGCCCAGATGGGCGACGGGCTGCCGGCCGAGGTGGTGCTGGGGCTGCCCCGGGCCACCATCGACCGCCTGTGCCGGCCCGGCGGCACCATCCTGTGGATCGGCCCCGACCCCCGCGAGGAGCTGGCGGTCCTTTACCTCCGGCTGCGCCACGCCGTGCGCGAGGACGGGGCCCGGCTGGTGGCCATCACCCCCACCGGCACCGTGCTCGACGAGCTGGCCACGGCCGCCTTCCACCCCGAGCCGGCCCTGCTCCCGGCCCTGGTGTCGGCCCTGCTGGAGGACGGCCCGGCCCCTGACGGCGTCGACCCCGAGGCCCTGGCCGCGGCCCGGGACCTGCTGGGCGGCGACGACCTGGCCGTCGCCCTGGGGCGGGCCTCGGTGGCCGAGAGCGCGGGCTACACCGTCGACGCCGCCGCCGTGGTGGCCCGGGCCCGGCCCGAGGCCCCGGTCCTGCCGCTGCTCCGGCGGGCCAACGTGCACGGCGCCCTCGACATGGGCCTGGCCCCCGGGCTCCTGCCCGGCCGGACCACCCTGGCCGCCGGGGCCGAGCGGATGGGCGTGGTCTGGGACACCGTCCCGACCGAACGGGGCCTCGACGCCACCGGCATCCTGACCGCGGCGGCCGAGGGGCGGATCGACGTCCTGGTGCTGCTGGGGGCCGACCCCCTGGCCGACCACCCCGACCGGGAGCTGGCGGCCCGGGCCCTGGCCGGGGCCCGGACCGTCATCGCATCGGACCTGTTCCTGACCGAGTCCTCGACCCGGGCCGACGTGGTCTTCCCGGCGGCCGGGCCCGACGAGGTCGACGGCACCCACACCAACGTCGAGGGCCGGATCAGCCTCCTGGCCCAGGCCGTCACCGGGCCCGGCACCGCCCGCCCGGACTGGATGGTGGCCGCCGAGCTGGCCTTCCGCCTGGGGGCCGACCTGGGCCTGGAGTCCGTGGCCGACATCTGGGCCGAGATCGAGGCGGTGGCCCCGTCGCATCGCGGCATCACCGCCCAGCTCCTGGCCGAGGCGGGCGACGGCGTGGTGGCCCCGCTGGGCGCCGCCCCGGCGGCCACCACCGAGGTGACCAGCACCGGCGAGGCGGTGGGCGGCGCCGATGCCGACCCCGCCGGGGGAGCCGACGCGCCCGACGTGGTCCAGGACGAGGGGCCCGAACCCAGCGGCCAGGGCTCGGCCCACGGGGACTCCGAGCCGGCCGGGCCCGAGGGCGCCGATGACGCCGAGGCGGCCCGGGTCGACCCCGAGGCCGAGGAGGGCGGCGGCCGGGCCGCCCAGGACGTGGTGGTGCCCGAGGCCGACCCGGCCGGCACCGGGCCGGCCGGCGGCGACCCCGAGGGTGTCCGATTCGAGGCGCCGGCGCCCACGCCGGTGCCCCCGGTCGACTCCTACGCCCTGCGCCTGGTGGTCACCCGCACCCTCTACGACGACGGCACCCTGGTCCAGCAGGCCCCGATCCTGGCCGGGCTGGCCGCCGAGGCCCCCCTCCGGGTCCACCCGTCGGTGCTCGATCGCCTCGGGGTCGACCCCGGGGCCAGGGTCCGGGCCATCTCGCCCCGGGCCACCATCACCCTGCCGGTGGTGGCCGACCCGGGCGTGCCCCGGGGCGTGGCCGCCGTGGCCCGCCGCCGCCGGGCCGGGGGCGTGGCCGACCTGGTCGACAGCAGCCAGCCGGTGACCGAGATCCGGCTGGAGACGGCCTGA
- the nuoF gene encoding NADH-quinone oxidoreductase subunit NuoF translates to MAVTDAPKIITSRLVHDDSHTLDRYQATGGYQGLRAALAKRPDEVVGEVKTASLLGRGGAGFPAGVKWGFCPPGVWPRYLVVNGDESEPGTYKDRILMERDPHQLIEGVLIACYAIGCAQAFLYVRGEMALAQERIAAALNDAYAAGYVGQGILGSDFSVDIVLHWGAGAYIVGEETALIESLEGNRGMPRLKPPFFPAAKGLYLQPTVVNNVETLANLPWILREGGASFAELGAEASRGTRMFAVSGHVRNPGVYEVEFGVTTFRDLIYAPVYGGGIRDGHALKAFIPGGASAPWFYEEHLDLPLEKGAVDKAGSMLGSGAIVVMDETTDMVKAALRVVRFFARESCGKCTPCREGTSWLEKILERILDGHGRPSDLDLLLDVCDNISPGIAWPPKQTTICPLGPSAVSPIASAVTRFRDEFEARLGGAPVPVTVSMAGGAYVAAPTPAPEEVAS, encoded by the coding sequence GTGGCCGTCACCGACGCACCCAAGATCATCACCTCCCGCCTGGTCCACGACGACAGCCACACCCTGGACCGCTACCAGGCCACCGGCGGCTACCAGGGCCTGCGGGCGGCCCTGGCCAAGCGGCCCGACGAGGTGGTCGGCGAGGTGAAGACGGCCAGCCTCCTGGGTCGGGGCGGTGCCGGCTTCCCGGCCGGCGTCAAGTGGGGCTTCTGCCCGCCCGGCGTGTGGCCCCGGTACCTGGTCGTCAACGGCGACGAGTCCGAGCCCGGCACCTACAAGGACCGCATCCTCATGGAGCGCGATCCCCACCAGCTCATCGAGGGCGTGCTCATCGCCTGCTACGCCATCGGCTGCGCCCAGGCCTTCCTCTACGTGCGGGGCGAGATGGCCCTGGCCCAGGAGCGCATCGCCGCCGCCCTCAACGACGCCTACGCCGCCGGGTACGTGGGCCAGGGCATCCTGGGCTCCGACTTCTCGGTCGACATCGTCCTGCACTGGGGGGCGGGGGCCTACATCGTGGGCGAGGAGACGGCCCTCATCGAGTCGCTGGAGGGCAACCGGGGGATGCCCCGGCTCAAGCCGCCCTTCTTCCCGGCCGCCAAGGGCCTGTACCTCCAGCCCACGGTGGTCAACAACGTGGAGACCCTGGCCAACCTGCCGTGGATCCTGCGCGAGGGCGGGGCCAGCTTCGCCGAGCTGGGGGCCGAGGCCAGCCGGGGCACCCGCATGTTCGCGGTGTCGGGCCACGTCCGGAACCCGGGCGTGTACGAGGTCGAGTTCGGGGTCACCACCTTCCGCGACCTCATCTACGCCCCCGTCTACGGCGGTGGCATCCGCGACGGCCACGCCCTGAAGGCCTTCATCCCGGGCGGGGCCTCGGCGCCCTGGTTCTACGAGGAGCACCTGGACCTGCCCCTGGAGAAGGGGGCGGTCGACAAGGCCGGCTCCATGCTCGGGTCGGGGGCCATCGTGGTCATGGACGAGACCACCGACATGGTCAAGGCCGCCCTGCGGGTGGTGCGGTTCTTCGCCCGCGAGTCGTGCGGGAAGTGCACGCCGTGCCGCGAGGGCACGAGCTGGCTGGAGAAGATCCTGGAGCGCATCCTCGACGGCCACGGCCGCCCCAGCGACCTCGACCTGCTGCTGGACGTGTGCGACAACATCAGCCCCGGCATCGCCTGGCCCCCCAAGCAGACCACCATCTGCCCCCTGGGCCCCTCGGCGGTGTCGCCCATCGCCTCGGCCGTGACCCGGTTCCGGGACGAGTTCGAGGCCCGGCTGGGCGGGGCGCCGGTGCCGGTCACCGTGTCCATGGCCGGCGGCGCCTACGTCGCCGCCCCCACCCCGGCCCCCGAGGAGGTGGCCTCGTGA
- the nuoE gene encoding NADH-quinone oxidoreductase subunit NuoE, whose translation MARLTLDNELLAREIIARYPRPKSALIPLLHLAQEQDGWVTDEAMEHLAELVGVTPAEVLGTCSFYEMFKRQPVGRYVINVCTNIACQLMGGEELLAHAEESLGVRSGSTTADGMFTVEDVECIAACTEAPCLQVNYRYRHRITPEQFDTMVEDLRAGRLDDEVPPHGTLARVRQRIPAGAAVGPARPGECEEPVWISSRPAPAKGEG comes from the coding sequence ATGGCCCGCCTCACGCTGGACAACGAGCTGCTGGCCCGGGAGATCATCGCCCGGTACCCGCGGCCGAAGTCGGCCCTGATCCCGCTGCTGCACCTGGCCCAGGAGCAGGACGGGTGGGTCACCGACGAGGCCATGGAGCACCTGGCCGAGCTGGTGGGGGTGACGCCGGCCGAGGTGCTGGGCACCTGCTCGTTCTACGAGATGTTCAAGCGCCAGCCGGTGGGCCGCTACGTCATCAACGTGTGCACCAACATCGCCTGCCAGCTCATGGGGGGCGAGGAGCTGCTGGCCCACGCCGAGGAGTCCCTGGGCGTCCGCTCCGGCTCCACCACCGCCGACGGGATGTTCACCGTCGAGGACGTGGAGTGCATCGCGGCCTGCACCGAGGCGCCCTGCCTCCAGGTCAACTACCGGTACCGCCACCGCATCACCCCCGAGCAGTTCGACACCATGGTCGAGGACCTGCGGGCCGGACGCCTCGACGACGAGGTCCCCCCCCACGGCACCCTGGCCCGGGTCCGCCAGCGCATCCCGGCCGGGGCCGCGGTGGGCCCGGCCCGTCCCGGCGAGTGCGAGGAGCCGGTGTGGATCTCCTCGCGGCCGGCGCCGGCCAAGGGCGAGGGGTAG
- a CDS encoding NADH-quinone oxidoreductase subunit D — translation MTTAGVIRTDEGTQEMAPRPVAGGVEVLRELGSVLRLSEAEVAALGDRGADEESATTTILNMGPQHPSTHGVLRLMLELDGERVVRTKPVLGYLHTGMEKTAEDLTYLQGPTNVTRMDYASPLFNELAFSLAVEKLLGVEVPPRAVWIRMLLTELNRISSHLLFLATNGMDVGAVSMMLYGWREREETLRVLEFITGLRMNHNFIRPGGVAADLPDGWVERIEPVLEAIPRRLDEYEILLSQQPIYRDRLQGVGVITAEEAIALGATGPILRSTGYAWDLRRDMPYLAYDQVDFDVIVGSYGDCFDRYAIRLAEVRESVRIIRQVMDKLPAGDYRVQDKKVTPPPRARIDESMEALIHHFKIFTEGFQVPAGEAYAAVESPRGELGCYIVSDGSAKPYRVHVRGPSFVNIQTLPHMMHDGLIADGVAVISSVDPIMGEVDR, via the coding sequence ATGACCACCGCGGGAGTGATCCGCACCGACGAGGGGACCCAGGAGATGGCCCCGCGGCCCGTGGCCGGCGGGGTCGAGGTGCTGCGCGAGCTGGGCAGCGTCCTGCGCCTGTCGGAGGCCGAGGTGGCGGCCCTGGGCGACCGGGGGGCCGACGAGGAGTCGGCCACCACGACCATCCTCAACATGGGCCCCCAGCACCCCTCGACCCACGGCGTGCTCCGCCTGATGCTCGAGCTCGACGGCGAGCGGGTGGTGCGGACCAAGCCGGTGCTGGGCTACCTCCACACCGGCATGGAGAAGACGGCCGAGGACCTCACCTACCTGCAGGGCCCGACCAACGTCACCCGCATGGACTACGCCTCGCCGCTGTTCAACGAGCTGGCCTTCTCGCTGGCCGTCGAGAAGCTGCTCGGCGTCGAGGTCCCGCCCCGGGCAGTGTGGATCCGGATGCTGCTGACCGAGCTGAACCGGATCAGCTCGCACCTGCTGTTCCTGGCCACCAACGGCATGGACGTGGGCGCGGTGTCGATGATGCTCTACGGCTGGCGGGAGCGGGAGGAGACCCTCCGCGTCCTGGAGTTCATCACCGGGCTGCGGATGAACCACAACTTCATCCGCCCCGGGGGCGTGGCCGCCGACCTGCCCGACGGCTGGGTCGAGCGCATCGAGCCGGTGCTGGAGGCCATCCCCCGCCGCCTCGACGAGTACGAGATCCTCCTGTCCCAGCAGCCCATCTACCGCGACCGGCTCCAGGGCGTGGGGGTCATCACCGCCGAGGAGGCCATCGCCCTGGGGGCCACCGGGCCCATCCTGCGCTCGACCGGCTACGCCTGGGACCTGCGCCGCGACATGCCGTACCTGGCCTACGACCAGGTCGACTTCGACGTCATAGTCGGCTCCTACGGCGACTGCTTCGACCGCTACGCCATCCGCCTGGCCGAGGTGCGCGAGTCGGTCCGGATCATCCGGCAGGTCATGGACAAGCTGCCGGCCGGCGACTACCGCGTCCAGGACAAGAAGGTCACCCCGCCGCCCCGGGCCCGCATCGACGAGTCGATGGAGGCCCTGATCCACCACTTCAAGATCTTCACCGAGGGCTTCCAGGTCCCCGCCGGCGAGGCCTACGCCGCGGTGGAATCCCCTCGGGGGGAGCTGGGCTGCTACATCGTGAGCGATGGATCGGCCAAGCCCTACCGCGTCCACGTCCGGGGCCCGTCGTTCGTGAACATCCAGACGCTGCCCCACATGATGCACGACGGGCTCATCGCCGACGGCGTGGCCGTCATCTCCTCCGTCGACCCGATCATGGGCGAGGTGGATCGGTGA
- a CDS encoding NADH-quinone oxidoreductase subunit C, with translation MSDPDAAPADGDAVAPAPSEPEAVHGAPLTTALGEVTLHPTRDRLAEVVRALRDEGWLMCLDVTAVDHLANAAPRALPDGVAPERFEVVVTLISHQRAERLRIKVQVPGDDPTVPSLFEVHPGTEALEREVFDMFGIGFEGHPDLTRILMPEDWVGHPLRKDYAPGRIPVQFKGDPGPR, from the coding sequence GTGTCCGATCCCGACGCCGCCCCCGCTGACGGCGACGCCGTCGCCCCGGCGCCGTCCGAGCCGGAAGCCGTGCACGGCGCCCCCCTCACCACCGCCCTGGGCGAGGTGACGCTGCACCCGACCCGCGACCGGCTGGCCGAGGTGGTCCGGGCCCTGCGCGACGAGGGCTGGCTGATGTGCCTGGACGTCACCGCGGTCGACCACCTGGCCAACGCCGCCCCCCGGGCCCTGCCCGACGGCGTCGCCCCCGAGCGCTTCGAGGTGGTGGTGACGCTGATCAGCCACCAGCGGGCCGAGCGCCTCCGGATCAAGGTGCAGGTCCCCGGGGACGACCCCACCGTGCCCTCGCTCTTCGAGGTCCACCCCGGCACCGAGGCGCTCGAGCGCGAGGTGTTCGACATGTTCGGCATCGGCTTCGAGGGGCACCCCGACCTCACCCGCATCCTGATGCCCGAGGACTGGGTCGGCCACCCGCTGCGCAAGGACTACGCCCCCGGGCGCATCCCGGTGCAGTTCAAGGGCGACCCGGGACCCCGGTAG
- a CDS encoding NADH-quinone oxidoreductase subunit B family protein — MGWDVQKGLEGLDHNFLTGKVEDLVNWARRSSLMPNTFGLACCAIEMMAAGGPHYDLARFGMEVFRASPRQADLMIVAGRVSQKMAPVLRQVYDQMMEPKWVISMGVCASSGGMFNNYAIVQGVDQIVPVDVYAPGCPPGPETLIHAINTLHGKIGSGELLRRRAESGAGAGLTVTQRDGQAAPVVLSGRS; from the coding sequence ATGGGCTGGGACGTGCAGAAGGGCCTGGAGGGCCTCGACCACAACTTCCTCACCGGCAAGGTCGAGGACCTGGTCAACTGGGCCCGGCGCTCCTCGCTGATGCCCAACACGTTCGGCCTGGCCTGCTGCGCCATCGAGATGATGGCCGCCGGCGGCCCCCACTACGACCTGGCCCGCTTCGGCATGGAGGTGTTCCGCGCCTCGCCCCGCCAGGCCGACCTCATGATCGTGGCCGGCCGGGTCTCGCAGAAGATGGCGCCCGTGCTCCGCCAGGTCTACGACCAGATGATGGAGCCCAAGTGGGTGATCTCCATGGGGGTCTGCGCCAGCTCCGGGGGCATGTTCAACAACTACGCCATCGTCCAGGGCGTCGACCAGATCGTCCCCGTCGACGTGTACGCGCCCGGCTGCCCCCCCGGCCCCGAGACGCTCATCCACGCCATCAACACGCTGCACGGCAAGATCGGGAGCGGCGAGCTCCTGCGCCGGCGGGCGGAGTCGGGGGCCGGGGCGGGCCTCACCGTCACCCAGCGGGACGGCCAGGCCGCCCCGGTCGTGCTCTCCGGGCGGAGCTGA
- the ndhC gene encoding NADH-quinone oxidoreductase subunit A, translating to MGQYLPVVTLFVLAVLFAVVSRVASGLLAPRLPTAAKSAPYECGIVPSQEPPERFPVRFYLVAMIFIVFDIEVVFLYPYAVIHRELGVFGLVEMILFAAIVFASFLFLISNGALEWGPLRHGRLVGQQDMVSPSRTTATTIRRVGLEGRPPADEEEAA from the coding sequence GTGGGCCAGTACCTGCCCGTCGTCACCCTGTTCGTCCTGGCCGTGCTGTTCGCGGTCGTGAGCAGGGTCGCGTCGGGGCTGCTGGCCCCCCGCCTCCCCACGGCGGCCAAGAGCGCGCCCTACGAGTGCGGCATCGTCCCGTCGCAGGAGCCCCCGGAGCGCTTCCCGGTGCGCTTCTACCTGGTGGCCATGATCTTCATCGTCTTCGACATCGAGGTCGTGTTCCTCTACCCCTACGCCGTCATCCACCGGGAGCTGGGCGTGTTCGGGTTGGTCGAGATGATCCTCTTCGCGGCCATCGTGTTCGCCTCCTTCCTGTTCCTCATCTCCAACGGCGCCCTGGAGTGGGGCCCGTTGCGTCACGGGCGCCTCGTCGGGCAGCAGGACATGGTGTCGCCGTCCCGGACGACGGCCACCACCATCCGGCGGGTCGGCCTGGAGGGCCGCCCCCCGGCCGACGAGGAGGAGGCGGCCTGA